CTTAAACTTAAAGAATCTTAGAGCATCAATATAAGCGGCGTCCTTAGGAGGGAAACCAAAAAATACGAAACCAAGAAAGACAAGGGAGAGAAGTTACTTAGataagaaatatttttgatgCGTCTTCTGCACTGTTTGCGGGCTCTACGATACGTAGTAACCCGCCATTAGTCCTCTTATCACAAGTACCATCAATTTCTGGGGCTCAGCGTTTATTGTACCTCAGAGCTGCTTAGACACAATAGAGAGCATGCGTAGCGCTTCCTTATGGTCTGGCTCACCAACCATAACACACAAAGCCAAAGTTGCGTGGAAAGATCTTTGCTGTCCAAAGGAGGAAGGAGGTCTTGGAATCCGGCGTCTCTGTGACACTTCCCGAGTGTTTGCGTTAAGTCTCATTTGGAAGCTTTTTTCTCTATCTGGATCTCTGTGGGTGGCCTGGACGCGAGAGTTCCTGCTAAAGGCCAGTTCCCATTGGGACGCCAAGGAGAATAAGGGTTCCTGGATCTGGCGCAAACTTTTAAAACTGCGCCCCCTAGCTTATGAGTTTATACGATATGAGGTTAAAGATGGCAAATCGATCTTCTTTTGGTTTGACAACTGGTTGCAAACAGGGAAACTGCTGAGCTTAACAGGGGATCTTGGAATCCGATACCTAGGAGTTCACAGGTCTGCTATATTAGCAGAGGCAAGTGAAGATGGGAACTGGCTTATTAGGAGAAGTGGGTAGCGGCGCTATCCTCAATTATGTGATACGCTAGCTGCAACTCCAGTACCAGACGTAACAGCAGGGCCTGATATTGCACTATGGAGGCATGAACAAGATGATTTCAAGCCCTCGTTTTCTGCTGCAAAAACCTGGAACAATATGCGCCTCACCCAAAGCAAGGTACCGTGGCACCGTCTGGTTTGGTTTCCTCAGGCCATTCCTAGGCAGTCTTTCATGGTATGGCTTGCTATTAAAGACAGATTATCAACTGGAGTACGGATGAGAAGTTGAGGACTTGAACAGAGATGTGTCTTTTACGGAGAGAGGAATGAGGATAGAGATCATCTATTCTTTGCTTGCCCTTATACCTTTACAGTATGGATGAATATAGCACAAAAACTACTAGGAGCAGCAATAACGCCGGATTGGGAGGGCACTATCGTCACCCTTCTAAAACCCAACTGTCATAAACTCGACATCATCCTGCTCAGACTTGCTTTTCAGTCAGCTATCTATACACTATGGAGGGAAAGGaattcaagaagacatggaggtCCTTCAGTGGTCATGACAAACCGAACCATTGGAAAGTTGGTAAAGAATCGTATCACCTCTTTCAAGTATAAGGGGACTCACAAGCTTGAAGGTCTGATGAGGAGATGGTTTGAGGTCTATTCAGACTAATAGGAAAAgtcaaatattcttttattcTTTCCCTATAGAATAAGTAACACCATTTTGTAAATGTATTTCTCTCattgatcaataaatttgatagttcatcaaaagaaaaacaataaaaaaaaagattttaaggACCAGTTTTTGGTCCCACGATACAGATGCTCTTGCATCCAAATAATTTGCAAAAATTGCATGCTTCTGATAATTAAAATTTGGATATGAAAGAGAAACGACCAAAGTTTATTTCCAGATATAGTCTAtctgaatttggttgctaagttgttttttttttgaactgattGGTTGCTAAGTTTTTCTTTAATTCTTTATTTGCAAGTATAGTTTTTTAATAGATTGTATCAAACTTCCTAGCCCGCATAAACTCTATTGTTTATCGAAAAAGAacttcatagtttttttttaatctgatagatttttttatagattgtaTCATTCTTCCTTACGTGCATCCGTGTATCATGTACATATTTAGATAATAAGGGTCTTGGTCTCACTGAGGTCCAATTCATAGGAAGCATTTAATCTATGTTATAGaagaatttttgttttagttacaTTAACTTGGTCTAAATATTATTTGTCTTACAtgaatactccctctgtttttaaaagatgcatgttctggaaaaaatatttgtttcaaaaagatgtattttttatgttttctatataaaattgtaattttcaataaaattaattgaatttattgaaagactattggttaaaatgcattgaaatttgatattttctaaaaacaatgcatgattaatgtgttttcttaatatgtgtgaaaactccaaaacatacatctttaaaaaacagagggagtataatatTTGTCCTTCAAACtaactaatattatttgtttaaaaaaaatcttactatATATTCCAACagatattaaatattatataaagaataaaacaTCTGCTTATCTTTGCAGGACTTGGTTACgaataatcatttatttttcatacCAGTGTTAGATCCTAGTTGGAGTTGGCACTAATGAGCTTCAATTTTTctaaactctgtttttttttatttagaagcGCCATGTGAACATTATTACATCATCTACTGTATTACAAAAGCATAAGCCGAGAGTAAAGACCCTGCATATAAAAGAAGGAAACATGGATACGAAAAACAAGGAGGGTTATATTTCACATGAAAATGAGTCCTTTTGGCTTTTATTAAccaaaagacaacataaaacaACAGACATATATATGCGTCTTCCATAcataaatgtcatattttaccAATcccttttaattgttttatatgcaaAACACATATTAAATCTACAGGTTCTTTAGATATCGTGGCTAAaatgacaaaaaagaaaattgacaaAAAGGATCTACAAGAtgactatatatgtatatatacttttcCCGTAGATTCCGTAGAAAACCCTGAAAACTtttagacattttttttttgcaatccATACATTGTTCAGCCATAAGTATAACAAAAACACGAGAAGAAAGGTTCATTTACTGGATTGAAACACCAAATATGTACCCTTTTGGTGCAAACACTAAATACATACcaatatatatctatttatcaatttttttgcTAAGATACCTCTATCTATATATACCAACCATTAACCATCATTTCATAAAAAACGTTGTTCACATACGCACGAAGATCTATAATCATTGTTCACATATCTGTGTAGTAGCCAGTAGGATTCGCCACAAATCATCATATTGGACAGATCTAAAGATCTGTTGATCTGGATTTCTGGTAAAATAATCGTTTGAGatttaaataatatgaaaataagcCATTTAATTGCCGCTGCAGCATCATCAAGATTCTAAAACCAAAGAAGATAGGCTCCAAGGAAAACCCATCAAAGTATGATTACTGAATCTTGAAGATGATGCAATAGCAAATAGTGACTGCTACTGCTTAAAAAACTGAGATCATCATTACAAAACACATAAGTAAACTAGTGAGCACTAAAGAGACACCCAATCTGAAGAAGTATAAAAGATTTTAGGTGAAGAAAGTAGGGAAAGGGTAAACGAGTTTAaatagaagaagagaaagagatctACGGTCCAGATTTTCTTGACATATCAAAGAGATTTAGAGGGAGAGATTATAGGAAAAGGTTGCACATCATAATCGGAATATACCAAAGGTCATTTACTGTGCCCACAATTAATTAAATAGGCAACTCTGAGAGATAGAAATGGAAAGGAATTAAAGAGAGGAAATTAATGAAAGAAGTggtaaaacaaaagagaagagatGCTGCGTTGCGTCGTCTACAAGCATTAATATTTGTGGATCGATATGGAATTGCCACTTTTGACAGCTCTTTCCTCTGCCCTTTCGTCACCAttaatttatggtttagggtttccttttttttatggtttagttgttcaaaaaaaagggTTTCCTTTCTTTTGGTTGGTCCCTCTCTGTCTATTCTTaacatttcttctttttctctcttgttttccaaataaaaattatcgCAATTTGATGACTGATTTAGGACTACTTCTTGTGTTCGGAAACCGTAGTCGTAAATTAGTCGTTAATTAGCGACTGATTTGCCACTACGTACTCTATACACTAAACTTATTCTTAAATTTAGGTTATAGATGAGATAGTCACAAAACAGTCGCTAATTAACAACTATTTTGCGACTACAGCTCCCTATCACAAGAAGTAGTCTCAAATGAGTCGTTAATTAGCGGCTGATTTATTTAGTAGCAGACTTACGAATATATTGGAATTACAACACATTAGTAACAAAATAGTTGCAAAACAGTTACAATATTTTGTGAAATcggtaattttatatttttttgtaaagtccATCGAGCGGTGTTTTTCTATCAGTTACCTATACTCTTATGCCAAGTTTTGGTTGGCCGTTGGCTGAGAAGTTGTCCCAAAAAGTCATTCATCGGCCATGTTTGGTCTGATGGACGTTTTCCTCGGAAAAACTTCTCGTcggatcaaatattatattggTTGGATGAGAAGTTATTCTGAAAGAACGTATAAATGTGACTTcggtataattaaaaaattagagatGGCTTTCTCTAAAAGTTAGAGAACGGCGTTCTCTCTAAACTGTAACCTATCTGAAATCAGTATccaaaagttatatatttgtattattaaaaaattagtttaatgtTGTTTGTTGTGACTATGTTGTTGCAACACTTATTTGTAATATGTTCGTGTCTCCAAAAAAGTATTAAACTTCTGCATATAAAAAAGTAATAGCATTTTGGATCTCATATCAGAAGTAGAAATTAAGAACTTTTTATAACTATTCAAACAGCGAATCAAAACACTTCAATGCATGATCCTCTGTGACTTTTAAGCTGGCTTACTTCTTTGGCTTTCTGTTATTCAATGACAAAGTACAGTACCAAAAGTTCTCGCAATTTAATTGTTTCAACTGATAACAATAACTTTTAGGAAGTGTAAAAGAAGTATTGGTATATACAGGGATGGATCCAGAGGTAGCTAGTATGGGGCATGAAAtcatatctaaactattaaaactgaagtacaattagTATTTCACCCTaacttttcctaaataattacaacCATATGCCATTGAGCTAAAACTATTAATTTATCacaattaattattatcacTAAAGTAAAAGTAATCAATTCTTTCTTTAACCACTCGCTCCACAATATACGTTACCATAGTTGTGGGTATATGGGCCCAATCTCATCTTCCAGCCCAATGCCATAACCTGCAAAATAAAGGAAAGACGTTAGTTTTCCTTTTCACGTTATCATGTCGGTTAAACTAAATTGTTAAGTCAATTTGAAATAGGAAAGTCTGAGGACTATAAATAGGGATGTAGTCATAGCTTTTAGAATCATCCGAATACAAAGAGAACACTAGAGATAGAGAGATCAAGTTAGGCTTTGCTATTTGCATAAGAGTTGTCTTGTGATCTATATTGTGTTCTATAGTAAACCTTTGAAGTTAATAAAACTAAGAGAAGTGTTTGTTTATATGATTGATCTTTAAGTCTTTTAAAACACAAGTTGGATTCAAAtcctaacaagtggtatcagagcaatccaGGTTTGATTGCGGGTGCTTTAAAAGATGACTAAGACAAGGATCGAGGTGGACCAGTTCGAAGGAACAGGAGACTTCTTGCTGTGGAAAGTTCGTATGATGGCTCACTTTGGGGTTCTAGGGCTAAAAGACATCCTAACTGATGAGACACTTTTGATGGATCCTCCAAGTACCAAGGAGGAATCAGAAGGGGAGACGAAGAACGCAGAAGAAGAAACGACGGGTTCAAAGATTGATCCGGAAAAGCTCAAGAAATCGGAGAAAGCAAAAGACTTAATCGTCTTGAACGTAGGTAACCAAGTTCTACGGAAGATCAGCCATTGTGATACAGCTGCTGCGATGTGGACCGCTTTAAACACGCTGTACACGGAGACGTCTTTACCGAATCGTATCTACTTGCAACATAAATTCTACATGTTCAAGATGAACGATTCCAAGAGCATAGACGCAAACGTTGATGATTTTCTAAAGTTAGTAGCAGACCTAAATAACTTGAATGTGGATGTTTCAGAAGAAGTTCAAGCTATCCTGCTACTAAACTCAATGCCCCGTATGTATGATCATCTTAAGGAAACTCTCAAATACGGCAGGGACACTCTTAAGATTAATGAAGTGACGGGAGCCGCTAGGTCTAAGGAGCGAGAGTTACTTGAAAGTGGAAAGCTTTCAAAGTCACAAGATGAAGGGTTGTACGTGGAAGATAGAGGAAGATCATCCAACAAGGGAGGGAACCGGAATGGGAAAGGAAGATCGAAGAGCAGGCACGGACGTTCTAAATCAAGGCCTAGATACGACAAGAACAACAAGGGGTGTTTCGTATGCGGCAAAGAAGGACATTGGAAAAGGGAATGTCCAGAGAGAAAAACACAAAGAGCCGCTAATGTAGCTGCAGAGCCTAAGCAGCCACTTGTACTAACAGTTAGTACACACGACAGCAGCTCGGAATGGGTTATGGACTCTGGTTGTTCTTTCCATATAACTCCAAACAAAGATGTTCTGTTTGACCTAGAAGAATTCGAAGGAGGCAGAGTTCTGATGGCAAACAACACTCACTGCGACGTCAAAGGGATTGGCAAAATAAGGATCGTGAGACCTGACGGTTCTATTGTGATACTTACTGATGTAAGATATATGCCAACCATGAGCAGAAATCTTATTTCGTATGGAATGCTTGAGCGAGCGGGATGCAAATACGAAGGGAAAGATTTCATGATTCGTTTCTACAAAGATggaaaagagataatatctGGAAAGTACAATGAAGGCCTGTATTATCTACAAGGAACGGTTCCAAAAGGAGAAGCGAATGTGACGCGAGCTGAGGTGGACATGACGAAGATTTGGCATGCACGGCTAGGGCACATGAGTTTAAAGAACTTAAACGTGCTTGTGAAAGAAGGATATTTATCAAACAAAGAGG
The sequence above is drawn from the Raphanus sativus cultivar WK10039 chromosome 7, ASM80110v3, whole genome shotgun sequence genome and encodes:
- the LOC130498059 gene encoding uncharacterized protein LOC130498059 gives rise to the protein MRSASLWSGSPTITHKAKVAWKDLCCPKEEGGLGIRRLCDTSRVFALSLIWKLFSLSGSLWVAWTREFLLKASSHWDAKENKGSWIWRKLLKLRPLAYEFIRYEVKDGKSIFFWFDNWLQTGKLLSLTGDLGIRYLGVHRSAILAEASEDGNWLIRRIPDVTAGPDIALWRHEQDDFKPSFSAAKTWNNMRLTQSKVPWHRLVWFPQAIPRQSFMVWLAIKDRLSTGVRMRIWMNIAQKLLGAAITPDWEGTIVTLLKPNCHKLDIILLRLAFQSAIYTLWRERNSRRHGGPSVVMTNRTIGKLVKNRITSFKYKGTHKLEGLMRRWFEVYSD